A window of Roseiflexus castenholzii DSM 13941 genomic DNA:
ATGGCGCGCTGGACGGCATGGGCGCAAACCCACGCGCCACGCCTGCGGACGATTATGGTAGCGACTCATGGGTACCACAATGGCGGCGCGACGGTGGTGCAGGACCTGGCGTGCGCGCTGGCGACCGGGGTGGCGTATCTGCGCGCGATGCAGGAGCGCGGGCTTGATATCGATGGTGTTGCGCCGCGGATGCAGTTTGCCTTCTCGATCGGGTCACAGTTCTTTATGGAAATTGCCCGCCTGCGCGCAGCACGCATGCTGTGGGCGCGCGTCGTGGCGGCATTCGGCGGCAATGACGAGTCGCAAAAGATGCGCATTCACGGGCGCACATCTGCCTGGACGAAGGCGCGGTTTGATGCCTACAACAATATGCTGCGCGCCACCGGCGAGGCGATGGCAGGCGTGATGGGCGGCGTTGATAGCCTGCACGTCAGCCATTTCGACGAGGCGCTGGGACTGCCTGACGAGTTTTCCCGTCGGATTGCGCGCAATGTGCAGATTATTCTCCAAGAGGAGTGCAATTTCATTCGCTTGATCGACCCACCCGGCGGTTCCTGGGCGATTGAGTCGCTGACCGATCAGGTGGCGCAGAAGGCGTGGGCACTGTTCCAGGAGATCGAGCGCCGGGGCGGTATGGCTGATGCGCTGGCTGCCGGGTTTCCACAATCTGCAATTGCGGCAACGCGCAACGAGCGTTTCTCTGCCATCGCACAGCGCCGCGAGGTGATCATCGGCGTGAACATGTACCCCAACCTGAAGGAAAAGCCGCTGACGGTGCGACCGGTAGACCACGCCGCCGTGCAGGCGGAACGCGCCGCTGATGTGCGACGTGTGCGTCAGATGCGCGACTCGCAGGCGTGCCAGGATGCGCTCGATGCGCTGGTGAGTGCGCCGCAGGATCGCCTGGTGGAACTGGCGCTGGCGGCAGCGCGCACAGGCGCAACCCTCGGCGATCTCGCAGCGGCGCTGGCATCAGGCGACACCACCGGTCCAACCATCGAGTCGATCCCTGCACATCGTGCAGCGGAACAGTTCGAAACGTTGCGCATGGCAGCGGATGCGTATGCTGCGCGCACTGGCGCGCGCCCGAAGGTCTTCCTTGCCAATATGGGACCGATTCCGCAGCACAAGGCGCGCGCCGATTTTTCAACCGGCTTCTTCGAGGCAGGCGGCTTCGAGGTGATTGGCAACGATGGCTTCACCACAGTCGAAGAGGCAGCGCAGGCGGCGCTGGCGTCGGGAGCGGGCATTGTCACGATCTGTTCGACCGACGACACCTACCCGGAGATTGTGCCGCCGCTGACAAACCTGATAAAATCGAATCGTCCAGATATGACTGTGGTGCTGGCAGGGTATCCTGCCGATCAGGTCGAAGCCCATCGGGCGGCCGGGGTCGATGAGTTTATTCATCTTCGAGCGAACTGTTACGAGACCCTGGTGCGGTTGCAGCAGTTGAAAGGAGTTGTCGCGTGAAAACCCCGGATTTTACGACGCTTCCCTATCGTGATGGCGCCGCCGCTCCGACGCTGGCGCAGTGGCGCGAGCGCGCCGAACGCGAGGCGGGCAAACCGCTCGATGCACTGGTCTGGCGCACGATGGAGCAGATTGATGTGCGCCCTCTGTATACCGCCGACGATATTGCCGGGCTGGAACACCTGCGCTTCACTGCCGGCATCCCACCATATTTGCGTGGTCCCTACCCTACCATGTATGTGACTCAACCCTGGACGATCCGCCAGTACGCCGGCTTTTCGACCGCTGAGGCGAGCAATGCGTTCTACCGGCGCAATCTGGCAGCCGGGCAGAAGGGTCTGTCGGTCGCCTTCGACCTGGCCACGCACCGCGGCTACGACTCCGATCACCCGCGGGTGGTCGGCGATGTAGGCAAGGCGGGTGTCGCAATCGACTCGGTGCTCGACATGAAGATTCTGTTCGATGGCATCCCGCTCGATCAGATGTCGGTGTCGATGACGATGAACGGTGCCGTCATTCCGGTGATGGCGTTCTACATCGTCGCCGCCGAAGAGCAGGGGGTGCGCCAGGAGCAACTGACCGGCACGATTCAGAACGACATCCTCAAGGAATACATGGTGCGCAATACCTACATCTATCCGCCTGAACCGTCAATGCGCATCATTGCCGATATTTTCGCCTACACGGCAAAGCACATGCCGAAGTTCAACAGCATCAGCATTTCCGGCTACCATATGCAAGAGGCGGGCGCAACCGCCGACCTGGAATTGGGGTACACGCTGGCAGACGGGCTGGAGTATGTGCGCGCCGGGTTGAAAGCCGGGTTATCTATCGATGCCTTCGCACCGCGCATTTCGTTCTTCTGGGCGATCGGCATGAATTACTTCATGGAGATTGCCAAGATGCGCGCCGCGCGCCTGCTGTGGGCGAAGATTATCAAGCAGTTCGACCCCAAAGATGTTCGCTCGATGGCGCTGCGCACACACTGTCAGACGTCGGGCTGGAGCCTGACCGAGCAGGACCCGTTCAACAATGTGGCGCGCACCTGTATCGAGGCAATGGCTGCCGCACTGGGGCATACGCAGTCGCTCCATACGAATTCGCTCGACGAAGCGATTGCGCTGCCGACCGATTTCTCGGCGCGGATTGCGCGCAATACGCAACTCTATCTCCAGGAAGAGACCGGCATCTGCAAGATCGTCGATCCGTGGGGCGGCGCGTACTACCTCGAGTGGCTGACCGATGCGCTGGCGCGGCGCGCCTGGGCGCACATCCAGGAAGTCGAGGAACTAGGTGGCATGGCGAAAGCCATCGAAGCCGGGGTGCCGAAACTGCGTATCGAGGAAGCGGCGGCGCGGCGTCAGGCGCATATCGACTCCGGGCGCGAGACGATCGTCGGGGTCAATAAGTATCGCCTGCCCTACGAAGCGCCGATTGAAATCCTGGAAGTGGACAACACGGCGGTGCGCCAGGCGCAGATCGAGCGGTTGAAGAAACTGCGCGCCGAACGCGATGAGGCGCGCACGCAGGCGGCGCTCGATGCGCTGACCCGCGTGGCAGCCACCGGCGAAGGCAACCTGTTGGAAGCGGCGGTTGAAGCAGCGCGAGCGCGCGCGACGCTGGGAGAGATTTCAATGGCAATGGAAAAGGTCTTTGGGCGCTATAAAGCGACTATCCGCGCAGTGTCGGGGGTGTACGGCAGCGAGTTCAGCGATGTCGAGCAGATCCATCATGTGCGCGCGCTGGCGGATGCATTCGCTGCGCGCGAAGGGCGCCGTCCGCGTATTCTGGTGGCTAAAATCGGGCAGGACGGGCACGACCGCGGCGCCAAGGTGGTGGCGACGGCGTTCGCCGACCTCGGCTTCGATGTGGATATCGGTTCACTGTTCCAGACGCCGGACGAGGTGGCGCGGCAGGCGGTCGAAAACGATGTCCATGTGGTTGGCATCAGTTCGCTGGCAGCCGGGCACAAGACGCTGCTGCCGCAACTGGTCGAAGAACTGCGCAAACTGGGACGCGACGACATTCTGGTGGTGATCGGCGGTGTTATTCCGGCGCAGGATTACGAGTTCCTGCGTGAGCACGGTGCAGCCATGATCTTCGGTCCCGGTACGATCATTCCCGTGGCGGCGGAGAAATTGCTCCTGGAGTTGCAGCGACGATTGCACGGTGATGGCGTCGAGACCGGTCCGACAGTTCAAACACGGGACGCAGCATGAGTAACGGGCAACACTCTGCTTCCTCAGAAGCGATGCCGTTTGGTCTTTCGGTGGTGGAAGGGGTGACCGGCGGGCACGACGGGTTGCCGGGTCAGCAGGTGCATGCGCTGGCAGCGCCGCCGTCCCCCCGCCGTCGCTTGCTGACGCTCGATGAGTATGTGGCTGGCGTGCGCGGCGGCGACCGGTCGATCCTGGCGCGCGCCATTACGCTGATCGAGAGCAACGCTCCGGCGCATATGGCGCTGGCGCAGGAAGTGTTGCGCGCGCTGCTGCCGTATACCGGCGGTGCGCTGCGCGTCGGCATCACCGGAGTGCCTGGCGTTGGCAAGAGCACGTTCATCGAGGCGCTCGGCATGATGCTCTGCGAACGCGGGCATCGCGTGGCAGTGCTGGCGGTCGATCCGTCCAGCAGCATCTCGCGCGGTAGCATCCTTGGCGACAAAACGCGCATGGAGCGTCTGTCGCGCCACCCCAATGCCTACATTCGTCCATCGCCAACGGGCGGCAGCCTCGGCGGTGTGGCGCGCAAAAGCCGGGAAACACTTCTCCTTTGCGAAGCCGCCGGGTTCGATATTGTGCTGGTCGAGACGGTTGGCGTCGGTCAGAGCGAAATCGCAGTGCGTGGGATGGTTGATTTCTTCCTGCTCCTGATGCTGGCAGGCGCCGGCGACGAATTGCAGGGCATCAAGAAGGGGATCATCGAACTGGCAGATGCGCTCCTGATCACGAAAGCCGACGGCGATAACCGCGCGCGCGCGTTGGCAGCGCAGGCAGAGTACACCCATGCGCTGCGCTACCTGACACCTGCCACGGAAGGGTGGCGTCCGCGCGCCTACATCTGCTCGGCGCAAACCGGCGAGGGGATCGCGGAGATTTGGCGCGAAATCGAACGCTTCCGCGACGAAACGACGGCATCGGGCGTGTTTGCGGCACGGCGCCGTGATCAGGCGCGCGATTGGGTCTACACCCTGATCGAGGATCATCTGCGCACGCGCTTCTTTGGGCATCCGGTCGTGCAGGGACAACTGCCTGCCATCGAACAGGCGGTTGTCGAAGGAACGTTGCCGGTGACGACGGCGGTGCAGACGCTGATCCAGGCGTTCGAAAGCGCGCTCCAGGGAGAAGGAACCGGCTCATAAAGGTCATTCCTTCAGTCGTGCAATAAGTTCTGGCAGATCCTCATCATCACAGGGGGACGGCGACGCAGCGCCAGAATCCAGAACCAGTGCTCGACGTCATAGACTGCATAGATGATGCGCCGGCGCTCAATGCGAAGACGACGGTTCTCCACACCCTCGCGGAGATTTCAGTGTGTATCACTGCACTTTCAGGCGGACGCGGTGAGGCTGCGAGGTCGGAAACAATCCGCCGTATTCGCCGGCGCATACAGGCAGATCGCGACAAGCCGCGTGAACTTCCGGCTCGATGAAGAGATCGCACGCATATCCAGTCCTGCGCGACATCCTCCCATCGTAGCGCCCCGGAAGTAGCAGGTCGGGCCGAGATCCGCTCCCTGAGCCTCCGGATCAGCGCCCGATCTTCCGCCTCTTCGAGCGCACTGAGAATCTGACGCCAAAGATCCGGCGTCAGGACAACCGCAGTCAGCCTACCGTTCTGGTCGAGCATGGACGTTGCGGGTAATGTCATCAACGGTCATTGCATCAACCTTACCGCTCAACGGACCAATCAGCACGGCGGCATTGGAGCTCCAGGTCGACGCAAAGGTGCACAGCAGGCATCGGGCACAGTTGACAACCCTCGCTCGCCGTCGTATGCTACCCACAGATGTATGGCATGCCCAAACACGGCAGGAGGGATGCGTGAGTGAAAGCGTCGAAATGTACCTGGTGATGACCGCGCTCCTGCGCAGTGCGCCAGATCAACCGGTTCCGCTGTCGTTGCTGGCGAGCAAACTCGGCGTATCACAGGTTTCCGCCAACGAAATGTGCCATCGTTTGGAGGAGCGCGGATTGCTCTCGTACCAACCGTACAAGGGCGTTACCCTCACGCCGGACGGCGAGGAGTGGGCACAGCGCATTCTCTCGCGCCGTCGTCTCTGGGTCATCTTCCTTGTCGAAAATCTGGGCATCGATCCAGAGGAAGCCGATACACTGGCGTGCCAGCTCGAACACATCACCTCGGAGCGACTGGTTGCGGCGCTCAAAGCCTTCCTGGAACGCGATCCTGAAGCACGTTCATCCATCAACCGCACCCCTCAACCACTCACCGCCTGCACCGCCGGAATGCGCGGCGTGGTGGCCACCATCGACGTTGAGCCGGCAGCGGCAGCGTTTCTGGCGCAGCAGGGAGTTGTGCCCGGCGCCGACGTCGGAGTGCTGGCGGTCGGCATCGATGGCGCTGTGCTGCTTCAGGTGGACGACTACCAGGTGGCGCTGGCGTCTGCGCTTGCCGGTCGCATCACGCTCGCTGCTGGATCGGCGGCGCACACGGCACGGCAGGCTGCATGGCGGCGGTGCAGCGCTTTCTGGTCGTGTGTGCGTGGTGAAGCGCCTCCGTGCCCAATCGAGAGCGTCGCCGATGAGTCGGAAGTTGCAGCCCTTGCCAGGAGATAACCGACGAACGAGCGCCCACGGTGCACCAATCTCCCACTGCTCGACGCCGCCGACCTGGCATGGGTGATGCGGTGTGAGCGGCGTGTCTGGCTCGACGGGCGCAGCGCTCAACCGCCGCAGACTGCCCCCACTGCCGATGCCCGGGCACGCATGACGCTGCGTGCCAACCACAAATGCCACATCCTCGCTGCAATTGAAGGAGTCGAAGATTTCTCAGAACTTCCATGGAACGAACGGGTGACCCAGACACGCCTCGCAATGCAACGCGGCGCAGCAATGATAAGCGGCGCCGCGCTCGAAGCGCCAATCGGCGGTCGCCTGCTACATGGCGCTCCCGACCTTCTGCAACGCCAGACTACTGCCGCATCAGGCGCATGGATCTACGAGCCGATTGCCATTGTGCTGCATACCCGACCCACCCGCTGGGAACGGCTCTTGCTCGACTCGTGGCGCTGGCTCGTCCGGCAAACGCAGGGATGGGATCATGACCCGCCGGGTGAACTGTGGCTCGGCGCGAACGGCTATAGACCAGTATGTATCAAACGCCAGACCGCATCGCTCGCTGCGTTCACTGCACAGATACGGCGCGCCATTGCGATTGCCGCCGGGGAAGCCCCACCGATCTGGTTCGATAGCGACCATTGCCCGTTTTGTCCATGGCGCACCTCGTGTGATGCCGCAGCGCATGACACCCACGACATCGCCCTGATCCCCAGACTGAGTCGGCGGCAAGGGAGCGCCCTACGGCGGCTTGGCATCCATCGCATCGATCAGGTCATAACGCTCGATCCTGCAACCATGACGACACTGCCGGACCACTCGTCCGCAACGGAGGCACGTCTCCGACGCCAGGCGCAGGCATTGCTGACCGATCAACCATTACCGGTCAGCGCCGCCATTCCGTCTCTGCCGCAAGTCCGGCTCTTTCTTGACATCGAGAGCGATCCGCAGACGCGCGAGCCGTGGGCATTCGGGCTTGCCGGCGCACCCGGCGACCGCTTCGTGATTGTCGTGGAACCCCTCGTGGCAGGCAGCGACGTTCGGCTCAACGGCATCCCTGTCATTGGGGTGCACAGTGCGCATGAGGGTTGGCAGCGCGTGCTCCACGCCGTGCGCGCGACAGGAGGTGCGCTGGCACACTGGGGAGAAGCCGAGCGCCTGATGCTCGAGCAGAGTGCGGATCCGCACACATACCAGGAACTCATCCCCCTCATGATCGATGCACAACGCGAACTGTACAAGCGCGTCGTACTTCCGACACCCCGCCAGAGCGACCAGCGCGGCGGCGGATTAAAAGCCGCTGCGCGCTGGCTGGGGTGGAGGTGGTCCCCAGGCGCCGATCACTGGACGCTGGCATGGGAGGCATACCGGCAGTGGCGGGCACAACCATCGCCAGCCAATGTTTTCGATAGACTGACGCCGGCAATCGTCTATCTGGCAACCGATGTCGAGGCGCTGGCGGCAGTCTGGCGCTGGCTCGACGCTTTTGTGGCATCGATCAATGCAACCAGCGCGCCTCAAGACGGGCATGCAGATCGAGATACCGCAACCAACCGCGAATGCTGAGCGGACCCAACTGATTGTGTTGCACGCGCGTGGACTCGGTGCGTGGATCGGCAGCGCAGCGCCGCGCGATATTCACCGTTTCGTCGCGTGTGTTAAGGAACACATCGATCAGGTCGGGGAAACGCAAATCCACCGGCGGTTCATACTCGTCCATCTCATCATTAATGAACGGCTCGCCGAGCGCCACACGCATCCGGCGCTGCCCCCAGCGTTCAAGACCGATAATGTGCCGGAGTTGCCGGCAATTGGCGGGGGTATCGGCGATAGCGGTCATGCGCGCCTTGAGTTTCGCCCCAGACGCGGCAAGCGTCTCTGCCCACTCCGTCGTGGAGCGACTCGTCGCTGGACGTTCTACTGCCAGACGCACGATGACATCGCGCAGAATCTCGTGAAGTGACATGGATCAATCTTCCCGTATCGAGCCGGTCAAATACAGAATGCCCGCCCACAGAGCGCGCGCGTAGCGGTAGAACCAGAGGGCGAAGAGGACCGAAACAAGCGTCAATGCCACGATCAGGGTCCAGACCGGCATATCGGTAAAAAACGCGAGCGCCGCGCCGCTGACCGCCACCGATGAGGTGGCGACCGTATTGATCGCCATCCCGCCGCTGAATTCACCCGCACCACGCTCAAAGACGATACCGCACACCGGGCAGCGCACATTCATGGTGAAACGCGAACGAAACATGCGCCCGCGCTGGCATGCCGGGCAGGTGAGGAGCAGACTGAAGAACAAGACACGGAACACGCGCTGCATGGCGGTGACGGGTGAGGGTTAAGATATTCTTTATGATCCCTAAACAAAACGAGAATTGGAACTGAGACAGACTGCTCAATTCACAATTCTCGTCCTGCGGGATGGTGGGCGATACTGGACTCGAACCAGTGACCTCCACGATGTCAACGTGGCGCTCTAACCAACTGAGCTAACCGCCCTTCTGCGAAGTATATGGTAGCACTCCAGACGGGGGATGTCAAGCGATGGACGAATGACTTCACTGCGCAAAGCGGTAACCACGAAACCACGAAGGTCACCAAGGGACACGAAGGACATGCGCTGCATGTTCATTCCCCTTCGTGCGCTTCGGGTCCCTGGTGTTTACTTCACGGCACAAAGCAACCACGAAGGTCACCAAGAGACACGAAGGACATGCGCTGCATGTTCATTCCCCTTCGTGCGCTTCGAGTCCTTGGTGGTTCAGCCGGTGTGCAGTGGACTTATGAATCAATTGACATTGACGCACTTTTCTTCGCTATGCTATACTACCACATAAAGATGCTCATCCAGAGGAGTGGAGGGACCGGCCCGACGAAGCTCCGCCAACCCGTGGCCGCAGGTCGTGCAATCGCCGCACCGGCGCTCCGGCTAGAGGGTGGCAATTCCGGCAGCGCAGGCTGGAAGATGAGCGGTGATGAGGCATCCGGAACCTCACGCGCGCGCGTGGGGTTCTTTGTTAATCCGGTGAGCGTCATTGCTCATCGCATTCCTGCTATCAGTTCTTACGAGGTGTTTCCTTGAAGAAGCCAACGTACCTCGAAGCCCTGTGCGAGCGCGTTCTGATCTACGACGGCGCTATGGGCACCAGCATCGACACATTCCACCTGACAGCCGCAGACTACGGCGGCGAACAGACATTTGGCGCGCGCGATTATCTGGTCATTACACGCCCCGACGTGATCGAACAGATCCATGCGTCGTTCCTGGAAGCAGGTGCAGATGTGCTCGAAACCTGCACCTTCCAGTCAACCCGCCCGCGCCTTGAGGAATGGGGACTGGCCGATCAGACGCACGCCATCAATGTCGCGGCTGCGCGCCTGGCGCGGCGCGTCGCCGATGCGTTCGAGGCGCGCGATGGACGGCCGCGCTACGTGGCAGGTTCGATGGGTCCCACCGGGAAACTGCCGTCATCCGATGATCCGGCGCTCTCCGATGTAACATTCGATCAGTTGTCCGACATCTTCTACGAGCAGGCGACCGCGCTGATCGAAGGCGGCGTCGATGTGTTGCTGGTCGAGACGAGTGTCGATATTCTCGAGGTGAAGGCGGCGCTCGACGGCATTCGCCGCGCAAAGGCGGACCTCAACCGTCCTGATGTCGCCGTGCAGGCGCAGGTGTTCCTTGATCTCTCCGGCAAGATGCTCCTTGGCACCGAAGTGCCCGCGATCATCGCCACCCTCGAAGCGATGCCGGTCGATGTGATCGGGCTGAACTGTTCGACCGGTCCTGAGCATATGCGTGAGGCGATCCGGTACATGACCCGCCACTCGCGCAAGCCAATCTCCTGCATTCCCAACGCCGGTCTGCCGATCGAGGTCAACGGTGAAACGGTCTATCCAATGGAACCAGAACCGTTTGCGCGCATTTTGGGTGAGTATGTCCACGAGTATGGCGTGGCAGTCGTTGGCGGGTGCTGCGGCACGCGACCGGCGCACATTCGCCGCCTGCGTGAAGTGGTTGGCTTCGTGCCGCCGAAAGTCCGTGATATTGAATACATTCCGAGCGTCTCATCAGGGGTGCGCGCAGCGGCGCTGCGGCAGGAAGGCACGCTGACGATCATCGGTGAACGAGTCAATACCCTCGGTTCGCGCAAGGTCAAACGCCTGCTGTTGAACGAGGACTACGACGGCGTGCTCGAAGTGGCGCGCGAACAGGTCGATTCGGGCGCGCACCTGCTCGATGTATGCGTGGCAATGACCGAGCGTTCTGATGAGCGCGAGATGATGGTCAAACTGGTTAAAAAACTGACCATGAACGTCGAGTTGCCGCTGGTGATCGATACCACCGAAGCCGATGTGCTCGAAGCGGCGCTGGCGATCTATCCCGGTCGCGCGGTGGTCAATTCGGTGTCGCTCGAAGGGGGGCGCGGCGATAAGATCGACCGCACGATGCCGTTGGTGGCGCGCTATGGCGCGGCAACCATCGCCATGACAATCGATGAAGAGGGCATGGCGCATACCGCCGAACGCAAACTGGCGATTGCACAGCGCATCGCGCAGATCGCGCAGGACGAGTATGGCGTGCCAAACGAAGCGCTGATCTTCGATGTGCTGACGTTCCCGATCACCACCGGTCAAGCGGAACTGCGCCGCGCTGCCATCGAAACAATCGAGGGCATTCGCCTGGTGAAACAGCACATTCCCGGATGTTTCACAACCCTCGGCGTCAGCAATCTGAGTTTTGGCGTTGCACCGCACGCGCGCGCAACGCTCAACTCGGTGTTCCTCAAGCACGCTGTCGATGCCGGTCTCGATACCGCGATCATCAACCCGGCGCATGTGACGCCATACGCCGAGATCCCGCCGGAACACATCAAAGTCTGTGAGGACTTGATCTTCGACCGCGACGATCAGGCGCTGGCGCGCTTCATTCAGTTCTTCGAGGAGCACGCGGCAGACGCAAAAACCGAACGCGCCGATCCAACCGAGGGCATGACAGCGGCGCAGCGTATCCACTGGAAGATCGTCCATCGGAAGAAGGAAGGCATCGAAGCGGATATCGATCAGGTGATCGCTGAGCGAATCGGTGACATGGAGGCGCGTGCAGGCAATGGAGTGAGCAATCCCGATCGACGCTCGCACGAGTCGCTCGTTGCGTCACCTTTCCGCAACGCTGCTGCCGTTGATGTGTTGAACACCGTCCTGCTGCCGGCGATGAAGGAAGTCGGCGATCTGTTCGGCGCCGGGCAACTGATCCTGCCTTTCGTGTTGCAGAGCGCCGAGGTGATGAAACGCGCCGTCGCGCACCTGGAACAGTACCTGGAAAAACTTGAAGGTGTCACCAAGGGCAAAATTGTGCTGGCGACGGTCTATGGCGATGTCCACGACATTGGCAAAAACCTGGTGCATACCATTCTTGCCAACAACGGGTATACCGTCTACGACCTCGGCAAGCAGGTGCCGATCAATACCATCATCGAGAAGGCCGTCGAGGTCAATGCCGATGCCATCGGGTTGTCGGCGCTGCTGGTGAGCACCTCAAAGCAGATGCCCCTCTGCGTTCAGGAACTCTACCGACGCGGGCTGAAGTTCCCGGTGCTGGTGGGCGGTGCGGCGATCAACAAACAGTACGGGCAGCGCATTTTGTTCGTCGATGATAACACCCCCTACGAACCAGGCGTCTTCTACTGCAAGGACGCATTTGAGGGATTGGAGACGGTCGATGCGCTGGCAGACCCGACAACCCGTGCGGCATTTGTCGAGCGCACAAAGGCGGAGGCAGCCGAGGCGCTCGGCAAGAAGCAGCGTGGCCGCGTCGCGCTGGCGGAACTCGGTCGTGCAACGCTAAGCGACGCTGCAAAGGTTCGCTCGGCGGTGCGCACCGATGTGCCTGTTCCCACGCCGCCGTTCTGGGGTGCAAAGGTCGTGCGGCGCATCAAACTGGCGGATGTGGTCG
This region includes:
- the scpA gene encoding methylmalonyl-CoA mutase, encoding MKTPDFTTLPYRDGAAAPTLAQWRERAEREAGKPLDALVWRTMEQIDVRPLYTADDIAGLEHLRFTAGIPPYLRGPYPTMYVTQPWTIRQYAGFSTAEASNAFYRRNLAAGQKGLSVAFDLATHRGYDSDHPRVVGDVGKAGVAIDSVLDMKILFDGIPLDQMSVSMTMNGAVIPVMAFYIVAAEEQGVRQEQLTGTIQNDILKEYMVRNTYIYPPEPSMRIIADIFAYTAKHMPKFNSISISGYHMQEAGATADLELGYTLADGLEYVRAGLKAGLSIDAFAPRISFFWAIGMNYFMEIAKMRAARLLWAKIIKQFDPKDVRSMALRTHCQTSGWSLTEQDPFNNVARTCIEAMAAALGHTQSLHTNSLDEAIALPTDFSARIARNTQLYLQEETGICKIVDPWGGAYYLEWLTDALARRAWAHIQEVEELGGMAKAIEAGVPKLRIEEAAARRQAHIDSGRETIVGVNKYRLPYEAPIEILEVDNTAVRQAQIERLKKLRAERDEARTQAALDALTRVAATGEGNLLEAAVEAARARATLGEISMAMEKVFGRYKATIRAVSGVYGSEFSDVEQIHHVRALADAFAAREGRRPRILVAKIGQDGHDRGAKVVATAFADLGFDVDIGSLFQTPDEVARQAVENDVHVVGISSLAAGHKTLLPQLVEELRKLGRDDILVVIGGVIPAQDYEFLREHGAAMIFGPGTIIPVAAEKLLLELQRRLHGDGVETGPTVQTRDAA
- the meaB gene encoding methylmalonyl Co-A mutase-associated GTPase MeaB — encoded protein: MSNGQHSASSEAMPFGLSVVEGVTGGHDGLPGQQVHALAAPPSPRRRLLTLDEYVAGVRGGDRSILARAITLIESNAPAHMALAQEVLRALLPYTGGALRVGITGVPGVGKSTFIEALGMMLCERGHRVAVLAVDPSSSISRGSILGDKTRMERLSRHPNAYIRPSPTGGSLGGVARKSRETLLLCEAAGFDIVLVETVGVGQSEIAVRGMVDFFLLLMLAGAGDELQGIKKGIIELADALLITKADGDNRARALAAQAEYTHALRYLTPATEGWRPRAYICSAQTGEGIAEIWREIERFRDETTASGVFAARRRDQARDWVYTLIEDHLRTRFFGHPVVQGQLPAIEQAVVEGTLPVTTAVQTLIQAFESALQGEGTGS
- a CDS encoding TM0106 family RecB-like putative nuclease; its protein translation is MAWVMRCERRVWLDGRSAQPPQTAPTADARARMTLRANHKCHILAAIEGVEDFSELPWNERVTQTRLAMQRGAAMISGAALEAPIGGRLLHGAPDLLQRQTTAASGAWIYEPIAIVLHTRPTRWERLLLDSWRWLVRQTQGWDHDPPGELWLGANGYRPVCIKRQTASLAAFTAQIRRAIAIAAGEAPPIWFDSDHCPFCPWRTSCDAAAHDTHDIALIPRLSRRQGSALRRLGIHRIDQVITLDPATMTTLPDHSSATEARLRRQAQALLTDQPLPVSAAIPSLPQVRLFLDIESDPQTREPWAFGLAGAPGDRFVIVVEPLVAGSDVRLNGIPVIGVHSAHEGWQRVLHAVRATGGALAHWGEAERLMLEQSADPHTYQELIPLMIDAQRELYKRVVLPTPRQSDQRGGGLKAAARWLGWRWSPGADHWTLAWEAYRQWRAQPSPANVFDRLTPAIVYLATDVEALAAVWRWLDAFVASINATSAPQDGHADRDTATNREC
- a CDS encoding DUF983 domain-containing protein, yielding MQRVFRVLFFSLLLTCPACQRGRMFRSRFTMNVRCPVCGIVFERGAGEFSGGMAINTVATSSVAVSGAALAFFTDMPVWTLIVALTLVSVLFALWFYRYARALWAGILYLTGSIRED
- a CDS encoding metal-dependent transcriptional regulator — encoded protein: MSESVEMYLVMTALLRSAPDQPVPLSLLASKLGVSQVSANEMCHRLEERGLLSYQPYKGVTLTPDGEEWAQRILSRRRLWVIFLVENLGIDPEEADTLACQLEHITSERLVAALKAFLERDPEARSSINRTPQPLTACTAGMRGVVATIDVEPAAAAFLAQQGVVPGADVGVLAVGIDGAVLLQVDDYQVALASALAGRITLAAGSAAHTARQAAWRRCSAFWSCVRGEAPPCPIESVADESEVAALARR
- a CDS encoding methylmalonyl-CoA mutase family protein, whose amino-acid sequence is MSDEVQTTMAGDAAVQPLFDMFPPATYDEWRAAAEKTLKGAPFEKRLITRTYEQISLQPIYNAEDIASLPHITSLPGFAPFVRSTRTLGYVIGRWEVCQELPYPTPREVNQAAHDDLPRGLTAINVPLDRATLHGLDPDAAPVEWIGAGGMSLASVEDAATLCDGMALDRTPLLVAAGADALPVATLILAAAERYGIAHDQVQGCIGADPLGALAMFGTLPLLLERCYDAMARWTAWAQTHAPRLRTIMVATHGYHNGGATVVQDLACALATGVAYLRAMQERGLDIDGVAPRMQFAFSIGSQFFMEIARLRAARMLWARVVAAFGGNDESQKMRIHGRTSAWTKARFDAYNNMLRATGEAMAGVMGGVDSLHVSHFDEALGLPDEFSRRIARNVQIILQEECNFIRLIDPPGGSWAIESLTDQVAQKAWALFQEIERRGGMADALAAGFPQSAIAATRNERFSAIAQRREVIIGVNMYPNLKEKPLTVRPVDHAAVQAERAADVRRVRQMRDSQACQDALDALVSAPQDRLVELALAAARTGATLGDLAAALASGDTTGPTIESIPAHRAAEQFETLRMAADAYAARTGARPKVFLANMGPIPQHKARADFSTGFFEAGGFEVIGNDGFTTVEEAAQAALASGAGIVTICSTDDTYPEIVPPLTNLIKSNRPDMTVVLAGYPADQVEAHRAAGVDEFIHLRANCYETLVRLQQLKGVVA